One Glutamicibacter mishrai genomic window carries:
- a CDS encoding ferrochelatase, translating into MKTTNSDPLAPFDAVVLMSFGGPEKPADVLPFLQNVTRGRGIPDERLEEVGEHYYMFGGKSPINEQNQRLLRALQREFESRGIAVPLLWGNRNWHPYLTDVVRKQAREHGARKYLAIDTSAYSSYSSCRQYREDFAAAVSTLDAEGLSVEFDKIRQYYNHPGFAKAQLDCVRRGLAELAMRAGSLDGKRHKILYVTHSIPTSMQESSQRFTPGYAEQHEELIAWISGQLNESEQLDAELVYCSRSGSPATPWLEPDINDRLRELSRSGVEAVLAVPLGFVSDHMEVKYDLDTEAAQTAREEGLTFLRAESLGVSPIFASGLVDLAIERAAQVRGEQVESQVISGSRPLGPGSGACSMNCCEGPKSKRALPAWATGSIPG; encoded by the coding sequence ATGAAAACGACAAATAGTGATCCGCTGGCTCCCTTCGACGCGGTAGTTCTTATGTCCTTCGGAGGGCCCGAGAAGCCTGCAGACGTTCTTCCATTTCTGCAAAATGTCACTCGCGGAAGGGGGATTCCGGACGAGAGATTGGAAGAGGTCGGAGAACATTACTACATGTTCGGAGGCAAGTCGCCGATCAACGAGCAGAACCAGAGATTGTTGAGAGCACTTCAGCGTGAGTTCGAATCCCGGGGGATCGCAGTGCCCCTGCTATGGGGAAACCGCAACTGGCACCCGTATCTGACCGACGTGGTCCGCAAGCAAGCGCGGGAGCATGGCGCTCGCAAGTACTTGGCCATCGACACCTCGGCATATTCCTCATATTCCTCTTGCCGGCAGTATAGGGAAGACTTCGCCGCTGCCGTGTCCACTTTAGACGCCGAAGGGTTATCGGTGGAATTCGACAAGATCAGGCAGTACTACAACCATCCGGGATTCGCGAAAGCCCAATTGGACTGCGTGCGCCGTGGCCTTGCCGAACTTGCGATGAGGGCAGGAAGCCTCGATGGGAAGCGCCACAAAATCCTCTACGTTACCCACTCGATTCCAACTTCCATGCAGGAATCTTCACAGCGATTCACGCCAGGATACGCAGAGCAGCACGAGGAGCTGATTGCGTGGATCAGTGGCCAGCTGAATGAATCGGAACAGCTGGACGCGGAGCTTGTGTACTGCTCTAGGTCAGGGTCCCCGGCCACGCCATGGCTGGAACCCGATATCAACGACCGCTTGCGAGAGCTATCGCGCTCCGGGGTTGAGGCGGTGCTAGCAGTTCCGCTCGGGTTCGTATCAGACCATATGGAGGTCAAATACGATCTGGATACCGAGGCGGCCCAAACGGCGCGCGAGGAGGGGCTCACGTTTCTGCGAGCTGAAAGCCTTGGCGTCTCGCCGATTTTTGCCAGCGGCTTAGTGGATCTCGCCATCGAACGGGCGGCGCAGGTCCGTGGAGAACAAGTGGAATCGCAGGTTATTTCCGGCAGTAGGCCGCTGGGGCCGGGCAGCGGCGCCTGCTCGATGAACTGCTGCGAAGGGCCCAAGAGCAAACGAGCCCTTCCCGCGTGGGCTACCGGAAGCATCCCTGGGTAG
- a CDS encoding CitMHS family transporter, whose translation MLVALGFLMVATFMALIMTKRMTPLLALILVPTIFGLFTGAGFGLGDMIMDAIKDMSGTAALLMFAIMYFGIMIDVGLFDRLVAGIQKLVGNDPAKVVLGTSLLTAVISLDGDGSTTFIVVTAALLPIYQRLGMSPVVLTCVAGLTNGTLNIVPWGGPTARAAAALHVDAADVFVPMLPSLGIALVVIGLFAWQLGVSERRRLQRERPELWGTEMGGGNITSPTGGASPAGASPKGGNLAVLEAVARKGDGTEAATMDGTVLDPNRETLRPKTFYFNLVLTVAIMVLLVVDVLPLSYLFMVGTAIALVVNFPKVSDQVKMIAGHSSEIIAVVSMVLGAAVLTGVLSGTGMVDAMSQWLVAIIPDSLGPFMAVITGLISIPATFLMSNDAFYFGILPVLTEAGAHFGVPAVDMARASITGQPVHMQSPLVPAILLLVSLSRVDLGDHHKKVLWRALVVSLVMLASGVLLGAIHMG comes from the coding sequence ATGCTAGTTGCACTCGGATTCCTCATGGTCGCCACCTTTATGGCGCTGATCATGACCAAACGCATGACGCCACTCCTGGCATTGATTCTCGTCCCAACCATCTTCGGGCTGTTCACCGGCGCAGGCTTCGGACTGGGCGACATGATCATGGACGCCATCAAGGACATGTCCGGCACCGCAGCCCTGCTGATGTTCGCCATCATGTACTTCGGCATCATGATCGATGTCGGACTCTTCGACCGCCTGGTCGCCGGCATTCAAAAGCTTGTGGGCAACGACCCCGCCAAGGTTGTTCTGGGCACCTCGCTGCTCACCGCAGTGATCTCGCTGGACGGCGATGGTTCGACCACCTTCATCGTGGTCACCGCAGCCCTGCTGCCGATCTACCAGCGCCTGGGCATGAGCCCAGTGGTGCTGACCTGCGTGGCCGGCTTGACCAACGGCACGCTGAACATCGTCCCTTGGGGCGGTCCGACCGCTCGCGCCGCTGCGGCGCTGCACGTCGATGCCGCAGACGTCTTTGTTCCAATGCTCCCTTCACTGGGTATCGCACTGGTAGTCATCGGCCTGTTCGCATGGCAGCTGGGCGTTTCCGAACGCCGCCGCCTGCAGCGTGAGCGCCCGGAACTGTGGGGCACCGAAATGGGCGGCGGCAACATCACCTCCCCAACCGGCGGCGCTTCGCCAGCTGGCGCATCGCCAAAGGGCGGCAACCTGGCCGTGCTGGAAGCTGTGGCTCGCAAGGGCGACGGCACCGAGGCAGCCACCATGGATGGCACCGTGCTGGATCCGAACCGCGAAACCCTGCGTCCAAAGACTTTCTACTTCAACCTGGTCCTCACCGTAGCCATCATGGTGCTGCTGGTTGTCGACGTTCTGCCGCTGTCCTACCTGTTCATGGTCGGTACCGCCATTGCCCTGGTCGTGAACTTCCCGAAGGTCTCCGACCAGGTGAAGATGATCGCAGGCCACTCCAGCGAAATCATCGCCGTGGTCTCCATGGTTCTCGGCGCGGCAGTGCTGACCGGCGTGCTCTCGGGCACCGGCATGGTTGATGCGATGAGCCAGTGGCTGGTCGCCATCATCCCTGACTCGCTTGGCCCATTCATGGCAGTGATCACCGGTTTGATCTCCATCCCGGCCACCTTCCTGATGAGCAATGACGCCTTCTACTTCGGCATCCTGCCAGTGCTCACCGAGGCCGGCGCGCACTTCGGAGTTCCTGCCGTGGATATGGCTCGCGCTTCGATCACCGGCCAGCCGGTGCACATGCAGTCTCCGCTCGTTCCGGCCATCTTGCTGCTGGTTTCGCTCTCCCGCGTGGACCTGGGCGATCATCACAAGAAGGTTCTGTGGCGTGCGTTAGTGGTATCCCTGGTCATGCTCGCCTCGGGCGTGCTGCTGGGCGCAATCCACATGGGCTAA